The Penaeus chinensis breed Huanghai No. 1 chromosome 39, ASM1920278v2, whole genome shotgun sequence genome has a segment encoding these proteins:
- the LOC125046816 gene encoding MICOS complex subunit mic25a-like isoform X1 codes for MGATQSTRKITLVNDDKAGVIKLSESLAYCLRGQIEGQQAVPEVPEPAVAAEPAPPQILPVPVPPPALAPSPPPILTAPQVPEPPKISDYIPEPEPQVTEPLPTAPAAAPQEEVEVQPPALIVPLPPPAPQGEEVVASEPTAAPDIGIAVKSGAAPTLSQPAGSIPPWSIYAEEAHLMVMRLREEKEQEMKKLNMDWHKKMETREEEFTKIARLSEEQVTTALKEVENLFMKATCTPVCQNHQEAVMTCYNDHPQQSLRCAREVEQFTQCVDLSRLQSVLRQKAN; via the exons ATGGGTGCCACCCAGAGCACCAGGAAGATCACCCTCGTCAATGATGACAAGGCGGGCGTCAtcaag TTGTCTGAGTCTCTGGCATACTGCTTGCGTGGCCAGATTGAAGGTCAGCAGGCTGTGCCAGAAGTTCCAGAGCCGGCAGTAGCTGCAGAACCAGCCCCTCCCCAGATTCTCCCTGTTCCTGTCCCTCCCCCAGCCCTGGCCCCTAGTCCCCCACCTATCCTCACTGCCCCTCAAGTCCCTGAACCTCCCAAAATCAGTGACTATATCCCTGAACCTGAGCCCCAAGTGACCGAACCTCTGCCAACGG CCCCAGCTGCAGCACCACAAGAGGAAGTTGAGGTGCAGCCTCCAGCACTCATTGTGCCATTACCACCACCAGCACCCCAGGGAGAAGAGGTCGTGGCCAGCGAACCCACTGCAGCCCCTGATATTGGCATTGCTGTGAA GTCTGGAGCTGCCCCAACGCTGAGCCAGCCAGCAGGCAGCATACCACCATGGTCTATTTATGCTGAGGAGGCTCATCTTATGGTGATGCGCcttagggaggagaaggaacaggagatgAAGAAACTCAACATGGACTGGCACAAGAAGATGGAGACAcgtgaggaggag TTTACGAAAATAGCACGACTCTCAGAAGAACAAGTTACAACTGCCCTCAAGGAAGTGGAAAATCTCTTCATGAAGGCAACCTGCACACCAGTCTGCCAGAACCACCAGGAAGCCGTCATGACTTGCTACAATGATCATCCCCAGCAGTCACTGCGATGTGCTCGAGAAGTGGAGCAATTCACCCAGTGTGTTGACTTATCACGCCTT cAATCTGTTCTGAGGCAGAAAGCAAACTAA
- the LOC125046816 gene encoding MICOS complex subunit MIC19-like isoform X2, whose translation MGATQSTRKITLVNDDKAGVIKLSESLAYCLRGQIEAPAAAPQEEVEVQPPALIVPLPPPAPQGEEVVASEPTAAPDIGIAVKSGAAPTLSQPAGSIPPWSIYAEEAHLMVMRLREEKEQEMKKLNMDWHKKMETREEEFTKIARLSEEQVTTALKEVENLFMKATCTPVCQNHQEAVMTCYNDHPQQSLRCAREVEQFTQCVDLSRLQSVLRQKAN comes from the exons ATGGGTGCCACCCAGAGCACCAGGAAGATCACCCTCGTCAATGATGACAAGGCGGGCGTCAtcaag TTGTCTGAGTCTCTGGCATACTGCTTGCGTGGCCAGATTGAAG CCCCAGCTGCAGCACCACAAGAGGAAGTTGAGGTGCAGCCTCCAGCACTCATTGTGCCATTACCACCACCAGCACCCCAGGGAGAAGAGGTCGTGGCCAGCGAACCCACTGCAGCCCCTGATATTGGCATTGCTGTGAA GTCTGGAGCTGCCCCAACGCTGAGCCAGCCAGCAGGCAGCATACCACCATGGTCTATTTATGCTGAGGAGGCTCATCTTATGGTGATGCGCcttagggaggagaaggaacaggagatgAAGAAACTCAACATGGACTGGCACAAGAAGATGGAGACAcgtgaggaggag TTTACGAAAATAGCACGACTCTCAGAAGAACAAGTTACAACTGCCCTCAAGGAAGTGGAAAATCTCTTCATGAAGGCAACCTGCACACCAGTCTGCCAGAACCACCAGGAAGCCGTCATGACTTGCTACAATGATCATCCCCAGCAGTCACTGCGATGTGCTCGAGAAGTGGAGCAATTCACCCAGTGTGTTGACTTATCACGCCTT cAATCTGTTCTGAGGCAGAAAGCAAACTAA
- the LOC125046817 gene encoding 39S ribosomal protein L42, mitochondrial-like, with protein sequence MALFTSRTTIFKALFSNAEKLLISNSCRQMSNIHGREEAVVVTDDGGTIVCWHPEPKVPYHMTKPLPEIAEESDSILKVQNKEELKQLFRRQHPFFINKELRELTFTTKHPWYPRPGKRFAKKQPPRDREYL encoded by the exons ATGGCGTTATTTACTTCAAGAACGACCATTTTCAAGGCTCTGTTTAGTAATGCGG AGAAGCTGCTTATATCAAACAGTTGCCGCCAGATGTCAAATATCCATGGTAGAGAAGAAGCTGTGGTTGTAACCGACGATGGGGGAACCATTGTTTGCTGGCATCCGGAACCAAAGGTTCCTTATCATATGACTAAG CCACTTCCAGAAATAGCTGAGGAGTCCGACTCCATATTGAAAGTTCAAAACAAAGAAGAACTGAAGCAATTGTTCAGACGACAGCATCCTTTCTTCATCAACAAGGAACTTCGAGAACTCACTTTCACTACTAAACACCCATGGTATCCCAG ACCTGGGAAACGATTTGCTAAAAAGCAGCCACCTAGAGATAGGGAATACTTGTAA